A single region of the Dunckerocampus dactyliophorus isolate RoL2022-P2 chromosome 3, RoL_Ddac_1.1, whole genome shotgun sequence genome encodes:
- the pdpr gene encoding pyruvate dehydrogenase phosphatase regulatory subunit, mitochondrial: MCSCVRSSRALSPTALLPRLLHPHTGYALAGRGLWTSPICMAVSGDTHQPLPLPSQARVVICGGGIVGTSVAYHLAKLGWTDIVLLEQGRLGAGTTKLCAGIVSVAKPISIECQMANYSIALYQQLEQQTGVKTGYVKTGSLCLAQNQDRFISLKRLASRLKVMGVSCNVVKPKDVAKLHPMVNIHDLVGALHLPADAVVSPPDVNHALAVAAAGQGVQILERTSVQQVLVEKGHVMAVETDRGSIECEYFVNCAGQWAYELGQASETKLSVPLHGCEHFYLLTKPLQEELPASTPVVIDMDGRIYVRPWQGGLLSGGFEKNPKPIFTEGRNQLEIQNMQEDWDHFEPMLSALLRRMPSLESAEIQQLVNCPESFTPDMRCLMGETPGVSGYYVLAGMNSSGLAFAGGAGKYLAEWMTYGYPTANVWPLDIKRFGNLQSSRTFLRHRVMEVMPLLYELKVPRWDFQTGRQLRTSPLYDRLDTQGARWMEKHGFERPKYFVPPGKDLLSLDQSKTFYKPDWFDIVGAEVKCCKEAVCVIDMSSFTKFELTSSGGEALELLQHLCANDLDVPVGHIVHTGMLNQRGGYENDCSVVRISKNSFFIISPTDQQVHCWSWIKKHMPSDPHLHLEDVSWKYTALNLIGPRAMDVLAELSYVSMTPDHFPSMFCKEMSVGYANGIRVMSMTHTGEPGFMLYIPIEYALHVYNEVISVGQKYGIRNAGYYALRSLRIEKFFAFWGQDLDAFTTPLECGREFRVKFDKDTDFLGRDALLQQRHDGVSRRFVMLVLEDHDTELDLWPWWGEPVYRNGHLAGATTSSAYSYTLERHVCLGFVSPPPGPDGLPAAITPDFINRGDYEVDIAGQRYPAKAKLYPFSSLLTQQKRRKEDLELSNLQGK; encoded by the exons ATGTGCAGCTGTGTGCGGAGCTCCAGGGCTCTGTCCCCCACTGCCCTGCTCCCCAGGCTGCTGCACCCTCACACGGGCTACGCACTGGCTGGCAGGGGCCTGTGGACCTCCCCTATCTGCATGGCTGTGAGCGGCGACACCCACCAGCCGCTGCCACTTCCCAGCCAGGCCCGTGTGGTGATCTGCGGAGGAGGGATCGTGGGCACGTCAGTGGCGTATCACCTGGCCAAGCTGGGCTGGACTGACATTGTGCTCCTGGAACAGGGACG ACTGGGCGCCGGAACAACCAAACTATGCGCCGGCATCGTCAGCGTGGCCAAGCCCATCTCTATCGAGTGCCAGATGGCAAACTACTCCATCGCTCTGTACCAGCAGCTGGAGCAGCAGACGGGGGTCAAAACAG gCTACGTGAAGACGGGTTCTCTGTGCTTGGCTCAAAATCAGGACCGCTTCATCTCGCTGAAGCGCCTAGCGTCGAGGCTCAA GGTGATGGGGGTCAGCTGTAACGTGGTCAAACCTAAAGACGTGGCCAAACTCCACCCCATGGTTAACATTCACGACCTGGTGGGGGCGCTACATCTGCCCGCGGACGCCGTGGTGTCGCCGCCGGATGTCAATCACGCGTTGGCCGTGGCTGCAGCCGGACAAG GCGTCCAGATCCTGGAGAGAACCAGCGTTCAGCAAGTCCTGGTGGAGAAGGGTCACGTGATGGCGGTGGAGACGGACCGCGGCTCCATCGAGTGCGAGTATTTTGTCAACTGTGCTGGACAG TGGGCGTATGAGCTGGGCCAGGCAAGCGAGACCAAATTGTCAGTTCCTTTGCACGGCTGCGAACACTTCTACCTCCTCACCAAACCTCTCCAGGAGGAGCTCCCGGCCAGCACGCCAG TGGTGATCGACATGGACGGGAGGATATACGTTCGCCCGTGGCAGGGAGGCCTGCTGTCAGGGGGCTTCGAGAAAAACCCCAAGCCCATCTTCACGGAGGGCCGCAACCAGCTGGAGATCCAGAACATGCAGGAGGACTGGGACCACTTTG AGCCGATGCTCAGCGCCCTGCTGAGGAGAATGCCGAGCCTCGAGTCCGCCGAGATCCAGCAGCTGGTCAATTGCCCCGAGTCCTTCACGCCGGACATGCGCTGTCTGATGGGGGAAACGCCGGGGGTGTCGGGCTACTACGTACTGGCGGGGATGAACTCCTCCGGACTGGCCTTTGCTGGCGGGGCTGGCAA GTATCTGGCAGAGTGGATGACCTACGGTTACCCCACCGCCAACGTCTGGCCGCTGGACATCAAGCGCTTCGGCAACCTGCAGAGCAGCCGCACGTTCCTACGCCACAGAGTCATGGAAGTCATGC CCTTGTTGTATGAACTGAAGGTCCCTCGCTGGGACTTCCAGACGGGGCGTCAGCTGAGGACCAGTCCCCTGTATGACCGCCTGGACACCCAGGGGGCTCGCTGGATGGAGAAACACGGCTTTGAAAGGCCAAAGTACTTTGTTCCTCCAGGCAAAG ATCTCCTGTCTCTGGACCAGAGCAAAACCTTCTACAAGCCCGACTGGTTTGACATTGTCGGCGCCGAGGTGAAGTGCTGCAAGGAGGCCGTGTGCGTGATCGACATGTCGTCCTTCACCAAGTTTGAACTGACG TCCTCCGGCGGCGAGGCcctggagttgctgcagcaCCTGTGCGCCAACGACCTGGACGTTCCGGTAGGTCACAttgtccacacgggaatgctGAACCAGAGAGGCGGCTACGAGAACGACTGCAGCGTGGTGCGCATCAGCAAGAACAG CTTCTTCATCATCTCCCCGACAGACCAACAGGTCCACTGTTGGTCCTGGATCAAGAAGCACATGCCCAGTGACCCACACCTCCACCTAGAGGATGTCAGCTGGAAATACACTG CTTTGAATCTGATCGGACCTCGTGCCATGGACGTCCTGGCGGAGCTCTCTTACGTCTCCATGACGCCCGACCACTTTCCCTCCATGTTCTGCAAG GAAATGAGCGTCGGCTACGCTAACGGGATCCGGGTGATGAGCATGACTCACACGGGCGAGCCAGGCTTTATGCTGTATATCCCCATCGAG TATGCGCTGCATGTGTACAACGAGGTCATCTCGGTGGGCCAGAAGTACGGCATCCGCAACGCTGGCTACTACGCCCTGCGCAGCCTCCGCATCGAGAAGTTCTTCGCCTTCTGGGGTCAAGACCTGGATGCCTTCACCACCCCGCTGGAGTGTGGGCGGGAGTTCCGGGTCAAGTTTGATAAA GACACGGACTTCCTCGGCCGCGACGCTCTGCTGCAGCAGCGCCACGACGGCGTCTCCCGCCGCTTCGTCATGCTGGTCCTGGAGGACCACGACACCGAGCTGGACCTGTGGCCCTGGTGGGGCGAGCCCGTCTACCGCAACGGCCATCTGGCGGGGGCTACCACCAGCAGCGCCTACAGCTACACGCTGGAGCGCCACGTCTGCTTGGGCTTCGTGTCACCGCCGCCTGGTCCCGACGGCCTCCCCGCCGCCATCACGCCAGACTTCATCAACCGCGGCGACTACGAGGTGGACATCGCCGGCCAGCGCTACCCGGCCAAAGCCAAACTCTACCCCTTCAGCTCGCTCCTCACGCAGCAGAAGAGGCGCAAGGAGGACCTGGAGCTGAGCAACCTGCAGGGGAAGTGA
- the mrps11 gene encoding 28S ribosomal protein S11, mitochondrial isoform X2, producing MFKLCCLFVNSLGRVCRHVAAPLAANEASLRTLCSSAVRLQEAASSSKDATESSRQFSHLPPLPGQDSPLRWAGKKFEELPIVHIKATYNNVLIQLTDCNGQSMVRTSCGTEGFKNRRKATPVAAQTTGISTASKAAAKGVTFVRVVVKGLGPGRVSAIQGLTMGGLEVVSITDNTPVPHNGCRPRKARRM from the exons ATGTTTAAATTATGTTGTTTATTCGTTAACTCTTTGGGTAGGGTGTGCCGCCATGTTGCTGCCCCTCTCGCTGCAAACGAAGCCTCATT GAGGACGTTATGTAGCAGCGCTGTCAGACTTCAGGAGGCAGCATCTTCCAGCAAAGACGCCACAGAAAGCTCCCGACAGTTTAG CCATTTGCCGCCACTGCCCGGCCAGGACAGTCCTCTCAGGTGGGCCGGGAAGAAGTTTGAGGAGTTACCCATTGTGCACATTAAAGCCACGTACAACAA CGTACTTATCCAGCTGACAGACTGCAACGGCCAGTCCATGGTGAGGACTTCCTGCGGGACAGAAGGCTTCAAAAACAGAAGGAAGGCCACGCCCGTCGCCGCTCAGACCACCGGCATCTCCACCGCATCT AAAGCCGCAGCCAAGGGAGTGACGTTTGTTCGCGTGGTGGTTAAAGGTCTCGGCCCAGGACGTGTG TCTGCCATCCAAGGTTTAACCATGGGGGGCCTGGAGGTGGTCTCCATCACCGACAACACCCCCGTGCCGCACAACGGATGCCGACCTCGCAAAGCCAGGAGgatgtga
- the mrpl46 gene encoding 39S ribosomal protein L46, mitochondrial codes for MAAPSGRMASRPLLHYLSCAVRQFTNNSCLRGLSLQTKITTEGLRSPWTLMAAVCLQRLPVISVDPSPMEQRFGRMLQEMELEKSILSDHELRLHEDAERLRRKQSDGYNSDDEDYRKDQDIVLAQDLEDSWEQKLKSFQPAPRVVGDVDKDLTSTERCLADSLVLVAEQQVGGERLWMLPQAEWREGETLRHTAERALASLPAAALKATFLGNAPCGVYKYKLPKAARTDSSVGVKVFFFKAVLPDGAVLSPPNAALMWLRKKELQRFLKPAYSMKVERFLLGH; via the exons ATGGCGGCTCCCAGTGGCAGGATGGCGAGTCGGCCGCTGCTGCATTATCTGTCTTGTGCTGTTCGTCAGTTTACCAACAATAGCTGCCTTCGCGGGTTGAGTTTACAGACCAAAATAACGACGGAAGGGCTGCGCTCTCCGTGGACACTGATGGCCGCGGTGTGTTTGCAGAGGCTGCCGGTCATCTCGGTTGACCCGAGCCCCATGGAGCAGCGGTTTGGACGCATGTTACAGGAG ATGGAGCTGGAGAAAAGCATCCTGTCGGACCACGAGCTGAGGCTGCACGAGGACGCGGAGAGATTGCGTCGCAAGCAGTCGGATGGCTACAACTCTGACGACGAGGACTATCGCAAGGACCAGGATATCGTGCTCGCCCAGGACCTGGAGGATTCGTGGGAGCAGAAGCTGAAGAGCTTCCAGCCGGCGCCCAGGGTCGTCG GTGACGTGGATAAGGACCTGACCTCGACGGAGCGCTGCCTGGCCGACTCGCTGGTTCTGGTGGCCGAGCAGCAGGTCGGCGGTGAGAGGCTGTGGATGCTCCCTCAGGCCGAGTGGCGGGAAGGAGAGACCCTGCGGCACACGGCCGAGAGAGCGCTCGCCTCCCTGCCAG CCGCTGCCCTCAAGGCGACCTTCCTGGGCAACGCCCCCTGCGGCGTCTACAAGTACAAGCTGCCCAAAGCCGCCCGCACCGACAGCTCGGTGGGGGTCAAGGTCTTCTTCTTCAAAGCCGTCCTGCCCGACGGCGCCGTCCTCTCGCCTCCGAACGCCGCCCTCATGTGGCTGAGGAAAAAGGAACTGCAGCGCTTCCTGAAGCCGGCCTACAGCATGAAGGTGGAGCGCTTCCTCCTCGGCCACTGA
- the mrps11 gene encoding 28S ribosomal protein S11, mitochondrial isoform X1, with product MFKLCCLFVNSLGRVCRHVAAPLAANEASLRTLCSSAVRLQEAASSSKDATESSRQFRRTLCSSAVRLQEAASSSKDATESSRQFSHLPPLPGQDSPLRWAGKKFEELPIVHIKATYNNVLIQLTDCNGQSMVRTSCGTEGFKNRRKATPVAAQTTGISTASKAAAKGVTFVRVVVKGLGPGRVSAIQGLTMGGLEVVSITDNTPVPHNGCRPRKARRM from the exons ATGTTTAAATTATGTTGTTTATTCGTTAACTCTTTGGGTAGGGTGTGCCGCCATGTTGCTGCCCCTCTCGCTGCAAACGAAGCCTCATT GAGGACGTTATGTAGCAGCGCTGTCAGACTTCAGGAGGCAGCATCTTCCAGCAAAGACGCCACAGAAAGCTCCCGACAGTTTAG GAGGACGTTATGTAGCAGCGCTGTCAGACTTCAGGAGGCAGCATCTTCCAGCAAAGACGCCACAGAAAGCTCCCGACAGTTTAG CCATTTGCCGCCACTGCCCGGCCAGGACAGTCCTCTCAGGTGGGCCGGGAAGAAGTTTGAGGAGTTACCCATTGTGCACATTAAAGCCACGTACAACAA CGTACTTATCCAGCTGACAGACTGCAACGGCCAGTCCATGGTGAGGACTTCCTGCGGGACAGAAGGCTTCAAAAACAGAAGGAAGGCCACGCCCGTCGCCGCTCAGACCACCGGCATCTCCACCGCATCT AAAGCCGCAGCCAAGGGAGTGACGTTTGTTCGCGTGGTGGTTAAAGGTCTCGGCCCAGGACGTGTG TCTGCCATCCAAGGTTTAACCATGGGGGGCCTGGAGGTGGTCTCCATCACCGACAACACCCCCGTGCCGCACAACGGATGCCGACCTCGCAAAGCCAGGAGgatgtga